A window of Odocoileus virginianus isolate 20LAN1187 ecotype Illinois chromosome 3, Ovbor_1.2, whole genome shotgun sequence genomic DNA:
CACGtgaacttctttttttctcttcaagtaCAATTCTGTGGTGTTGGATGTACGGTACAATACTCACAATTTCAGGCACAAGGTGTCGCTCTTTACTTGGAGGAAGTAGTTCATTCAAGGGTtagtctgagctgccaggaacTCCCCATTTAAAGACTCCGTCATGCCGGATGCTACCGTTAAAGGATCCTTTGAAACTTCTCAAAGATTCAGCAAGATATTTAACCGGGAATTCGAGTCTATGGTACTGTAAGTGTAAAGTATCGTATTTTGGAAGTCAGTATATGAGATGTCCGCGACTCAAAGAAGTGGATTGGGCAATGGGCGACTGCTGCTGTCGCTTCTGCTCCTCGCAGCTTGGGAGGCAGGGAGCGGCCAGGTCCACTACTCCGTCCCTGAGGAGGCCAAACACGGCACCTTCGTGGGTCGCATCGCCCAGGATCTGGGACTGGAGTTGGCGGAGCTGGTGCCCCGCCTGTTCCGGGTGGCGTCCAAAGGCCGCGGGGACCTTCTGGAAGTAAATCTGCAGAATGGCATTTTGTTTGTGAATTCTCGGATCGACCGGGAGGAGCTGTGCGGGCGGAGAGCGGAGTGCAGCATCCACCTGGAGGTGATCGTGGACCGGCCGCTGCAGGTGTTCCATGTGGAGGTGGAGGTGAAGGACATTAACGACAACCCGCCTGTGTTCTCTCTCAGAGAACAAAAGCTGCTGATTTATGAATCTAAACAACCTGACTCTCGTTTTCCTCTAGAGGGAGCTTCTGATGCGGATATAGGAGAGAATGCTCAATTGACCTACAGACTAAGTAAAAATGAGTACTTTTCTTTAGAATTACCAATAAATAGTAAGCCGACTAAGAAACTGTCACTTACGTTAAAGAAGTCTTTAGACAGAGAGAAAACTCCGGAATTTAATTTACTACTGACGGCTGCAGATGGAGGGAAACCGGAGCTCACTGGCACTGTTCAACTCTTCATCCGCGTCTTGGATATTAACGACAATGATCCGGAATTTGAACAATCAGAATACAAGGTGAGACTGATGGAAAACGCAGCTAAAGAAACTCTTGTGATACAGTTAAATGCCACAGATCAAGATGAAGGAGTCAACGGGGAGGTGACATACTCCTTAATGTCAATTAAGCCCAATGGAAAACCTTTATTTACACTCGATGAAAATAACGGAGAAGTGAAGGTCAATGGAACTTTAGACTATGAAGAAAACAAGTTTTATGAAATTGAAGTACAGGCCACAGATAAGGGGAATCCCCCAATGGCAGGTCACTGCACAGTCTGGGTTGAAATCTTAGATGCCAATGATAACGCCCCTGAAATCACTGTCACTTCCCTGTCTCTACCAGTACGAGAGGACACTCAGCCAAGCACTGTCATTGCGCTGATCAGTGTATCTGATCGAGACTCTGGCGACAATGGACAGGTAACCTGCTTTCTAACGCCCAACATCCCCTTCAAGATCGTGTCCACGTTCAAGAACTACTATTCACTATTGCTGGACGGCAGCCTGGATCGTGAGAGCGTGTCTGTCTATAAGTTGGTGGTGACAGCGCGGGACGGGGGCTCGCCTTCGCTGTCCGCCACCGCGAGCGTGTCCGTGGAGGTGGCCGACGTGAACGACAACGCGCCCGCGTTCGCGCAGCCCGAGTACACGGTGTTCGTGAAGGAGAACAACCCTCCTGGCTGCCACATCTTCACCGTGTCGGCGCGAGACGCGGACGCTCAGGAGAACGCGCTGGTGTCCTACTCGCTGGTGGAGCGGCGGGTGGGCGAGCGCGCGCTGTCGAGCTACGTGTCGGTGCACGCGGAGAGCGGCAAGGTGTACGCGCTGCAGCCGCTGGACCACGAGGAGCTGGAGCTGCTGCAGTTCCAGGTGAGCGCGCGCGACGCGGGCGTGCCGCCCCTGGGCAGCAACGTGACGCTGCAGGTGTTCGTGCTGGACGAGAACGACAACGCGCCTGCGCTGCTGCCGCCCAGGCCAGGCGGAGGACCCAGCGCGGTGAGCCAGGTGGTGTCGAGGTCCGTGGAGGCGGGCCACGTGGTGGCGAAGGTGCGCGCGGTGGACGCGGACTCGGGCTACAACGCGTGGCTGTCGTACGAGCTGCAGCCGGCGGCGGGTGGCGCGCGCAGCCCGTTCCGCGTGGGGCTGTACACCGGCGAGATCAGCACGACGCGCGCCCTGGACGAGGCGGACGCGCCGCGCCAGCGCCTGCTGGTGCTGGTGAAGGACCACGGCGAGCCGGCGCTGACGGCCACGGCCACCGTGCTGCTGTCGCTGGAGGACAGCGGCCAGGCGCCCAAGGCCTCTTCGCGGGCGTTGTCTGGCGCGGCTGGCGCAGAGACGGCGTTAGTGGATGTGAACGTGTACCTGATCGTCGCCATCTGCGCGGTGTCCAGCCTGTTGGTGCTCACGCTGCTGCTGTACACGGCGCTGCGGTGCTCGGCGCCGCCCAGCGAGGGCGCGTGCGGGCCGGGGAAGCCCAGGCTGGTGTGCTCCAGCGCGGTGGGGAGCTGGTCTTACTCGCAGGAGAGGCGGCAGAGGGTGTGCTCTGGGGAGGGGCCGCTCAAGACCGACCTCATGGCCTTCAGCCCCAGCCTACCTCCCGGTCTGGATAGAGAAGtcgaagaagagaggaaggaggcaggatcAAATCATTCTGATCTGGTGAGTTCTATAGATCCTTCCCCTCTTCTTGAAGTTTAtgttaattgtttaaaaaatccaGTTTGTTTCATGGATGTCTTGTACTTCGAGTAtcgtttttaaaaacatttgttagCGAAATGCCAAATGATACACATATCCAATTTTTATCATATAAAGTATTAGGCTACTTAGCCCGTAAATATCCTATTTCTCCTAATGTTTTGTtagaacatgttaaaaaaaatgaagatgaaagaaggaCGTTTTTGTCACCACtttattagaaataatttcttattttcaacTCATCTACCCAAATCACTCCGTCACACCTAATCCTAATTAATATAGATAATaactatggatttttaaaaatttactcatcctctttgcttttttaaacaaGCTTTAGCTTTGATATTTTCACATTATTAGATCAATGACTTTTGTCACTTCAGACTTGTATCAAAATTTTAACACTGTTAATTAGTTCTgaaaggatttcctttttttttttttttggttttgaacaTTCATCATACATCTATTATCCATTAAATAATCCTCAGTCTTTCTTCTACCAATAAGATAAAACCTGTTTTCATGTTATTTGTGGTAAAAGAGTGCAGTCCTAGTGTGCTTATTTCATTGAAATAATATAACTaaaatttctgtccatttttaattttgtaattttgtcCTTTGAAATGGGGAGAGATTTATCTATTACATACTGAAACAAAGCGAACAAAGCTGCCAGAGTCACTAGGCAAATAAGGTTATTAATATTCCTCAATCAAATCATTCAAACTTGCTAAAGGCATGCATATAGGCTTATAACATCTGCAATATGTGCTAGTTGGCATTATTTCTTAAGTTGCTGGCTTGATCtatatagaaaaaattaattctatCAAAGTGAAGCCTATTGACATTtatcagtttctttcattttaaatttcctatCCTTAAATGCTTTATTGCTGGCCTTTGTAAAAGTTTCTTTCCATGTAATATACCCATGAATATACATGCCCGTGTACCACATCTGAAGattctagaaaaaaatcatttgtctCTAGGTCATCCTTCTAATTCAGTGGTTCTTAGCCACATGTAGGATGGTGGAATTGCTGACCTCTTTTGAAAAGCTGATGAAAGTCATTCTCCCTTTAAAATTACACAGCAAACCACTTGGCATAATAGTCAAGGACTCCATGCTGAAGCTCATCCTTGGCCCTCTTTTTATGAAACTTTGTATCTCAATATTAATTGTCTAAAAACATTCTTTGTTCCAAATTAGTCaataagattaaaatataaaatatttcaggctCAAAAGTAATGAATCATATCATTTATGAAAgtttgtaaatataaataaatgtgaatgttAGGTAGGGCACGTAATATTACCCATTTCCAAACTAACTTCTTGGAATGACTCaacatcattttaatttaatataaaacatattgtAATGTTTTAGGTCCAGGTTAAAATTTTGCAGATTGTTACTATTGCATAATATATAAGTAATCAATACACATTTTAGATAATCCCAAGTTATGTGGATTAATTTCTACAAATTTAGTgtcttttattcttaatttaaatTTCAAGATTACATTGTAGAATGCAAAATtgttatttcattctattttgtaGTTTGATTGTTTAATTATTGAGCTAACATTGGATTTTTCTATcagtttaatcatttaattatgTCTAACAGTGAGTGAGGATGCATTGGGTCTCCTGAATACATTACAATAAGGTTCCTTGTGAATTATGGTacattgacatttttgaaaatgtataaaatgaatataaaatgaataaaatgaatatataaaatgaataagcttGATGGTGATAGATAGTTTGAATAGTCCCATAGCATCAAAATTCAAATATGTGTTTCATTAATTCAGAGTGAGTGTGGTAGTTGATTTAAGTTATTTTACACTTGTAGAATCATTCTTGGTTATTATTTTCTGgctctttaaaaatttcacatgtcagtttcctttattatgtgttaaaataataatgagaaatTATTGGTTTAAagattttgatttaaatttaaatgagcttctaaataatatgcttacttttattttttacaacttcTGTAGGATCCTATCTGTGTTCTGTTTTCCCTTAAAGCTAGTCTTGAATTACTGAATAAAATTATGAGAAATATTTTGATTCTCCCTTGAATCATAGTCACCATTGTGATCTTCTGAAGAGAAGCTTATTTTATATAACTACTAACTGGCCTGGAAGGAAGGATATAGAGGGACACAAAATGGTCATTTTGAAGTTCATGTTCTTTTGACTTTAGTCAATGAGATTGGGCTCCACAACATCTCATGATATCTTTTTCAGATTAGTGCTCTACTACCACTTCAGAACACGAAATTTGGAGGTTTTGACTCAACATTTTACATGAAAATGCTTTACTCCTGCTAGAGTAAAGTATTCTAGAATCTGCACCCACAATTCATTTTTCAATATGTTGTAAGAATGAGAGCAGCTGTATGAAAAGTCATCACATGTGAGCATCAAGGAACCAAAAATAACATCTTCCATATTAATGAGTTCTAATATTGGccatatttatgaataaaataatttatatgaatgaaatattttctcctttactgctactgctgctgctaagtcacttcagtcgtgtccaactctgtgcaacccgatccctgggattctccaggcaaggactctggagtaggttgccatttccttctccaatgcataaaagtgaaaagtgaaagtgaagtcactcagtcatgtccgactcttcgagaccccatgaactgcagcctatcaggctcctccgtccatgggattttccaggcaagagtactggagtggggtgccatttcctacttcagggcatcttccccacccaggaatcaaacccgtctcttgcatctcctgcactggcagatggattctttaccactttgtcatctgggaagcccaatggcaGGGGTGATAGAtattattcttcattttattttccacaatAGCTAGCTAATGAGTAACTTCTCACATGCCACATTTCAATGATTATTTTATGATAGACTTTGaagcagaattattttaaaaactgaagtataataGAAGTATTTGTGCTTTGttaagaatattatatatattaaataggtATTTGCAAATGATCCATGAAACTATCCAAAAAGTtgaaacatatttaaagtgaacCAAGAAGTGGCTAAACCAAAAAGAACCTCGGGATCTTTCTTGTACTTACATAATCAGTCACATGATGTCGCTGTATACTCAAAAGGTGAAAAGGGAAAACTGTCTCCAAGTCCAGATTCCAACAATCCACAGAATAGGATAGACTCCATATTGACCGGAAAGCTGGGTAAAATTTACTGAAGATATACTTACAGAAGGGGAGACTGGTCATAAATGTTGGCAGGCGAGCTATCCCTTAAAACTGACAGTCTCACCTCAGAGATCCCTTTATCTGCAATGGTGTTTTCTTGGCGAGGAGGCTTCGAAGCTCGGTGCCTGCTACTCTCGGTTTTGCTACTCTCAGCCTGGGAGTCGGGGAGCAGCCAGGTCCATTACTCGGTTCCCGAGGAGGCAAAACACGGCACCTTCGTGGGCCGCATCGCTCAGGACCTAGGACTGGAGCTGGCGGAGCTGGTGCCCCGCCTGTTCCGGGTGGCGTCCAAAGGCCGCGGGGACCTTCTGGAGGTAAATCTGCAGAATGGCATTTTGTTTGTGAATTCTCGGATCGACCGGGAGGAGCTGTGCGGGCGGAGCGCGGAGTGCAGCATCCACCTGGAGGTGATCGTGGACCGGCCGCTGCAGGTGTTCCACGTGGAGGTGGAGGTGAAGGACATTAACGACAATCCGCCAGTATTCAGAGGAGAACAAAAGGTACTTATTTCTGAATCTGCTCCTTTGGAGTCTCGTTTTCCTCTAGAGGGCGCGTCTGATGCGGATATCGGCCTAAACTCTCTTCTGACCTATAGGTTAAGTCTAAATGAGTATTTTACTCTTAAACTAATAACGAAAACCGACAAAAGTATATTGCCTGAACTCATTCTTCGGAAGTCATTGGATAGAGAAGAAATACCAGAACATAATATGTTGCTGACCGCTCTGGATGGCGGTAAACCTCAGCTAACAGGAACTGTTCAGATTCAAATAACCATCCTGGATGTTAATGACAATGCTCCTGAGTTTGATAAGCCTGGCTATAAAGTGGTGCTGTTTGAAAATGTCCCAAACGGCACCAGAATCATTCAACTAAACGCTTCTGATCTAGATGAAGGACCAAACAGAGAAATTTCCTATGGAATCAGAATGATTCTGCCACAGAGtgagaaatgtatgtttttaataaatccagaaacaggtgaaattagaATTTATGGGAAACTGGATTTTGAAGAGAATAATGAGTATGAAATCCAGGTTAACGCCATTGATAAAGGGATTCCGCCCATGGCTGGTCATTGCACGGTCCTGGTGGAAGTTCTAGACCTGAATGACAATACCCCTGAGGTAAGGATCACTTCGCTCTCGCTCCCAGTGCGGGAGGACGCTCTGGTGGGCACTGTCATTGCCTTGATCAgcgtgtctgactgtgactccGGCGCCAATGGGCAGGTGACCTGCTCACTCACACCACCCCATTTCCCCTTCAAGCTGGTGTCCACCTTCAAGAATTACTATTCACTAGTGCTGGACAGCGCCCTGGACCGCGAGAGTGCGTCGAACTATGAGGTGGTGGTGACAGCGAGGGACGGTGGCTTGCCTTCTCTCTCGGCCACGGCCAGCGTGTCCGTGGAGGTGGCCGACGTGAACGACAACGCGCCCGCGTTCGCGCAGCCCGAGTACACCGTGTTCGTCAAGGAGAACAACCCGCCCGGCTGCCACATCTTCACCGTGTCGGCGCGAGACGCGGACGCTCAGGAGAACGCGCTGGTGACCTACTCGCTGGTGGAGCGGCGAGTGGGCGAGCGCGCGCTGTCGAGCTACGTGTCGGTGCACGCGGAGAGCGGCAAGGTGTACGCGCTGCAGCCGCTGGACCACGAGGAGCTGGAGCTGCTGCAGTTCCAGGTGAGCGCGCGCGACGCGGGCGTGCCGCCCCTGGGCAGCAACGTGACGCTGCAGGTGTTCGTGCTGGACGAGAACGACAACGCGCCTGCGCTGCTGCCGCCCGGGCCAGGCGGGGGACCCAGCGCGGTGAGCCAGGTGGTGTCGAGGTCCGTGGACGCGGGCCACGTGGTGGCGAAGGTGCGCGCGGTGGACGCGGACTCGGGCTACAACGCGTGGCTGTCGTACGAGCTGCAGCCGGCGGCGGGTGGCGCGCGCAGCCCGTTCCGCGTGGGGCTGTACACCGGCGAGATCAGCACGACGCGCG
This region includes:
- the LOC110148446 gene encoding protocadherin alpha-11 isoform X7, whose protein sequence is MSATQRSGLGNGRLLLSLLLLAAWEAGSGQVHYSVPEEAKHGTFVGRIAQDLGLELAELVPRLFRVASKGRGDLLEVNLQNGILFVNSRIDREELCGRRAECSIHLEVIVDRPLQVFHVEVEVKDINDNPPVFSLREQKLLIYESKQPDSRFPLEGASDADIGENAQLTYRLSKNEYFSLELPINSKPTKKLSLTLKKSLDREKTPEFNLLLTAADGGKPELTGTVQLFIRVLDINDNDPEFEQSEYKVRLMENAAKETLVIQLNATDQDEGVNGEVTYSLMSIKPNGKPLFTLDENNGEVKVNGTLDYEENKFYEIEVQATDKGNPPMAGHCTVWVEILDANDNAPEITVTSLSLPVREDTQPSTVIALISVSDRDSGDNGQVTCFLTPNIPFKIVSTFKNYYSLLLDGSLDRESVSVYKLVVTARDGGSPSLSATASVSVEVADVNDNAPAFAQPEYTVFVKENNPPGCHIFTVSARDADAQENALVSYSLVERRVGERALSSYVSVHAESGKVYALQPLDHEELELLQFQVSARDAGVPPLGSNVTLQVFVLDENDNAPALLPPRPGGGPSAVSQVVSRSVEAGHVVAKVRAVDADSGYNAWLSYELQPAAGGARSPFRVGLYTGEISTTRALDEADAPRQRLLVLVKDHGEPALTATATVLLSLEDSGQAPKASSRALSGAAGAETALVDVNVYLIVAICAVSSLLVLTLLLYTALRCSAPPSEGACGPGKPRLVCSSAVGSWSYSQERRQRVCSGEGPLKTDLMAFSPSLPPGLDREVEEERKEAGSNHSDLPRQPNPDWRYSASLRAGMHSSVHLEEAGILRAGPGGPDQQWPTVSSATPEPEAGEVSPPVGAGVNSNSWTFKYGPGNPKQSGPGELPDKFIIPGSPAIISIRQEPTNSQIDKSDFITFGKKEETKKKKKKKKGNKTQEKKEKGNSTTDNSDQ
- the LOC110148446 gene encoding protocadherin alpha-12 isoform X9 is translated as MVFSWRGGFEARCLLLSVLLLSAWESGSSQVHYSVPEEAKHGTFVGRIAQDLGLELAELVPRLFRVASKGRGDLLEVNLQNGILFVNSRIDREELCGRSAECSIHLEVIVDRPLQVFHVEVEVKDINDNPPVFRGEQKVLISESAPLESRFPLEGASDADIGLNSLLTYRLSLNEYFTLKLITKTDKSILPELILRKSLDREEIPEHNMLLTALDGGKPQLTGTVQIQITILDVNDNAPEFDKPGYKVVLFENVPNGTRIIQLNASDLDEGPNREISYGIRMILPQSEKCMFLINPETGEIRIYGKLDFEENNEYEIQVNAIDKGIPPMAGHCTVLVEVLDLNDNTPEVRITSLSLPVREDALVGTVIALISVSDCDSGANGQVTCSLTPPHFPFKLVSTFKNYYSLVLDSALDRESASNYEVVVTARDGGLPSLSATASVSVEVADVNDNAPAFAQPEYTVFVKENNPPGCHIFTVSARDADAQENALVTYSLVERRVGERALSSYVSVHAESGKVYALQPLDHEELELLQFQVSARDAGVPPLGSNVTLQVFVLDENDNAPALLPPGPGGGPSAVSQVVSRSVDAGHVVAKVRAVDADSGYNAWLSYELQPAAGGARSPFRVGLYTGEISTTRALDEADAPRQRLLVLVKDHGEPALTATATVLLSLEDSGQAPKASSRALSGAAGAETALVDVNVYLIVAICAVSSLLVLTLLLYTALRCSAPPSEGACGPGKPRLVCSSAVGSWSYSQERRQRVCSGEGPPKTDLIAFSPCLPASGEDCLNPSSEPRQPNPDWRYSASLRAGMHSSVHLEEAGILRAGPGGPDQQWPTVSSATPEPEAGEVSPPVGAGVNSNSWTFKYGPGNPKQSGPGELPDKFIIPGSPAIISIRQEPTNSQIDKSDFITFGKKEETKKKKKKKKGNKTQEKKEKGNSTTDNSDQ